One window of the Gammaproteobacteria bacterium genome contains the following:
- the rplS gene encoding 50S ribosomal protein L19 has translation MPELLREIEAGMMNAEIPDFAPGDTVVVQVKVREGSRERVQAFEGVVIARRNRGLNSSFTVRKISNGEGVERVFQTYSPLIDGIRVKRRGKVRRAKLYYLRGRTGKAARVREKLRKN, from the coding sequence ATGCCTGAACTGCTGCGAGAAATAGAAGCCGGCATGATGAACGCCGAAATCCCGGACTTTGCGCCGGGCGACACCGTCGTCGTGCAGGTCAAGGTGCGCGAGGGCAGCCGCGAGCGCGTGCAGGCGTTTGAGGGCGTCGTCATCGCCCGGCGCAACCGCGGGCTGAACTCGTCGTTCACCGTGCGCAAGATATCCAACGGCGAGGGCGTCGAGCGCGTGTTCCAGACTTACAGCCCGCTGATAGACGGCATCCGCGTCAAGCGCCGCGGCAAGGTGCGCCGCGCCAAGTTGTATTACCTGCGCGGGCGCACCGGCAAGGCCGCGCGCGTCAGGGAAAAACTGCGGAAAAATTAG
- the rimM gene encoding ribosome maturation factor RimM (Essential for efficient processing of 16S rRNA), producing the protein MAQNGKSGNAATDTAIAATTDATTGAAADATTDTAIAATTDATAAADATTDIAIAATTDTAGNATDATTPTTDTPNILPIGTISGVFGCDGWIRIHSHTEPMQDIARYPRWLIGGNPWKQYEVTEVRAHGNGLVAKLAGIEDRTQALALMHLDIAITKEQLPPLAPGEYYWFQLTGLQVVNLRGEVLGAVSRLIATGANDVLEVSAAGATCLIPYIDDVVKRVDTRGGTIQVDWRKEWCDAN; encoded by the coding sequence CGCCATTGCCGCCACCACCGACGCCACCACCGGCGCCGCCGCTGATGCCACCACTGACACCGCCATTGCCGCCACCACCGACGCCACCGCCGCCGCTGATGCCACCACTGACATCGCCATTGCCGCCACCACCGACACCGCCGGCAATGCCACCGACGCCACCACCCCCACCACCGACACCCCCAACATCCTCCCCATCGGCACCATATCCGGCGTATTCGGCTGCGACGGCTGGATACGCATACACTCCCACACCGAACCCATGCAAGACATCGCGCGTTACCCCCGCTGGCTCATCGGCGGCAACCCGTGGAAGCAATACGAAGTTACCGAAGTGCGCGCGCACGGCAACGGCCTCGTCGCCAAACTCGCGGGCATTGAAGACCGCACACAGGCGCTCGCCCTGATGCACCTTGATATTGCCATCACCAAAGAGCAGTTGCCGCCACTCGCGCCCGGCGAATATTACTGGTTTCAACTCACCGGCCTGCAAGTCGTCAACCTGCGCGGCGAGGTGCTGGGCGCCGTGTCGCGCCTGATTGCCACCGGCGCCAATGATGTGCTTGAAGTGTCCGCCGCCGGCGCCACCTGCCTGATTCCGTATATTGATGATGTCGTCAAGCGGGTGGACACGCGCGGCGGCACAATCCAGGTGGACTGGCGCAAGGAATGGTGCGATGCGAACTGA
- the trmD gene encoding tRNA (guanosine(37)-N1)-methyltransferase TrmD, with translation MRIDIVTVFPQMIAALASGGVVARAIERGLLTLEAWNPRDHADNAYGAVDDRPYGGGPGMVMMAAPLAKALHAARARQSGRFRVIHLTPRGGRLTQAEVNRLAGLDGLVLLAGRYEGVDERLVELEVDEEWSLGDYVISGGELAAMVLADAVMRQRPGVLGHGESARQDSFMTGLLDCPHYTRPSEYCGARVPEVLLGGNHEAIRRWRLKQSLVRTFEKRPDLFRARRLNDEEKKMIAEHLDEKQSRKPEARPAQPADKDNA, from the coding sequence ATGCGAATTGACATCGTAACGGTGTTTCCGCAGATGATCGCCGCGCTCGCCAGCGGCGGCGTCGTCGCGCGCGCCATTGAACGCGGTCTGCTGACGCTGGAGGCATGGAACCCGCGAGACCACGCCGACAACGCCTACGGCGCGGTGGACGACCGCCCCTACGGCGGCGGCCCCGGCATGGTGATGATGGCCGCGCCGCTTGCGAAGGCGCTGCACGCGGCGCGCGCCCGCCAGTCCGGGCGCTTTCGCGTCATCCACCTGACGCCGCGCGGCGGGCGCCTGACGCAGGCCGAGGTCAACCGCCTGGCCGGCCTCGACGGCCTGGTGCTGCTGGCCGGGCGCTACGAGGGCGTGGACGAGCGCCTGGTGGAACTGGAGGTGGACGAGGAATGGTCGCTCGGCGACTATGTCATCAGCGGCGGCGAACTGGCCGCGATGGTGCTGGCCGACGCGGTGATGCGCCAGCGCCCCGGCGTGCTCGGGCACGGCGAATCGGCGCGCCAGGATTCCTTCATGACTGGACTTCTGGATTGTCCGCATTATACTCGTCCGTCGGAATACTGCGGCGCGCGGGTGCCGGAGGTGCTGCTCGGCGGCAACCACGAAGCCATCCGCCGCTGGCGCCTGAAACAATCGCTGGTCAGAACCTTCGAGAAAAGGCCGGATTTGTTCCGGGCGCGCCGCCTGAACGATGAGGAAAAGAAAATGATCGCCGAACATCTCGACGAAAAGCAGTCCCGCAAACCCGAAGCGCGGCCCGCGCAACCCGCGGACAAAGACAATGCCTGA